A DNA window from Drosophila virilis strain 15010-1051.87 chromosome 4, Dvir_AGI_RSII-ME, whole genome shotgun sequence contains the following coding sequences:
- the LOC138911175 gene encoding uncharacterized protein: protein MERSPEPSININGRHAVCTATNMSYAKIKTKYKDSKRTINKFQLTLVKLTKLKSSLKFLLKCRKSNLIPNFIKNLTQHLTILTTDNKTHPDITRTLTRHTHFYHTKILNLLIKHKHNLLQEQTKHMEKAKTNIEQLMTTDDAKAFFESERNIENKITTTLKKRQETKHDKLRDQRNLALADNNTQREWFVNKTKIEFPPNVVALLAKGPKFALPISKRDFPLLKYIADGEELVQTIKEKETQESARTKFSLLVKEHKTKNNQNSRDRAILDTVEQTRKLLKENINIKILSSDKGNKTVAMDEDEYKNKMTNILDDLCAYRTLRLDPTSRLQTKNNTFVAQLFKMGLISKDERNKMTTTTAVPPRIYGLPKIHKEGTPLRPICSSIGSPSYGLCKYIIQILKNLTMDSRYNIKNAVDFKDRVNNSQIREEETLVSFDVVSLFPSIPIELALDTIRQKWTKLEEHTNIPKQLFMDIVRFCIQENRYFKYEDKIYTQLKGMPMGSPASPVIADILMEELLDKITDKLKIKPRLLTKYVDDLFAITNKIDVENILKELNSFHKQIKFTMELEKDGKLPFLDSIVSRMDNTLKIKWYRKPIASGRILNFNSNHPKSMIINTALGCMNRMMKISDTIYHKEIEHEIKELLTKNDFPPNIIKTLLKRRQIERKKPTEPAKIYKSLIYVPRLSERLTNSDCYNKQDIKVAHKPTNTLQKFFNKIKSKIPMIEKSNVVYQIPCGGDNNNKCNSVYIGTTKSKLKTRISQHKSDFKLRHQNNIQKTALMTHCIRSNHTPNFDETTILQQEQHYNKRHTLEMLHIINTPTYKRLNYKTDTENCAHLYRHLLNSQTTSVTISTSKSADV, encoded by the coding sequence atggaaaggtcgccagagccatcaataaatatcaacgGAAGGCACGCCGTATGCACAGCAACCAACATGAGctacgcaaaaataaaaactaaatacaaggattcgaaaagaacaattaataaattccaactaacactggtaaaattaactaaacttaaatctagtttaaaatttttgttaaaatgtagaaaatcaaatttaatacctAACTTCATCAAAAACTTGACACAGCATTTGACCATACTGACCACTGACAATAAAACCCACCCTGACATAACAAGAACATtgactagacacacacatttttaccataccaaaatattaaacttacttataaaacacaaacacaacctattacaagaacaaacaaaacatatggaaaaagcaaaaacaaacatagaaCAACTGATGACCACAGATGACGCAAAAGCGTTttttgagagcgagagaaatatagaaaacaaaataacaacaacactcaagaaaagacaagaaacgaaacacgataagttacgagatcaacggaacctagccttagcggataacaacacgcaaagagagtggtttgtaaacaaaacaaaaatagaattcccgccaaacgtcgtagcgttactcgcaaaagggccgaagttcgctctcccaatcagcaagagagattttcctctcttgaaatacatcgcagacggtgaggagctagtgcaaacaataaaagaaaaggaaacacaagagtcggcgcgcacaaaattctctttgttagtcaaagagcataaaaccaagaacaaccaaaacagtagggatcgagcaatactggacacagtggaacagacacgaaaattactgaaagaaaatataaatattaaaattctatcgtcggataagggcaacaaaaccgtagcaatggatgaggatgaatataaaaataaaatgacaaatattttagacgacttatgcgcgtatagaacattgagactggatccgacatcaagactacagacaaagaataacaccttcgtagcacaattattcaagatgggtcttatttcaaaggacgaaagaaataagatgactacaacaacagcggtacctccgaggatatatggactaccaaaaatacacaaggaaggaactccactgagaccaatatgttcttccataggatctccatcttacgggctgtgcaaatatataatacaaatattaaaaaatctgacaatggactctaggtacaacatcaagaacgcggtagattttaaagacagagtcaacaactcccagattagagaagaggaaacattagtatcttttgacgtagtatccttatttcccagcataccaatagaattagcacttgacacaataagacaaaaatggaccaaattagaagagcacacgaatataccgaaacaactatttatggacatagttagattttgcatacaggaaaacagatatttcaaatacgaagacaaaatatacacacaacttaagggaatgccaatgggatcaccggcttccccagtaatcgcagatatattaatggaggaactgttggacaagattacagataaattaaaaataaaaccaagactcttgaccaaatatgtagatgacctttttgccataacgaacaaaatagacgtggaaaatattctaaaagaattgaattccttccacaaacagataaaatttacaatggaattagaaaaggacgggaaattaccatttttagactctattgtaagcagaatggacaacacactcaaaataaagtggtataggaaacccatagcctccggacgaatactcaacttcaattcaaaccacccaaagagtatgataatcaatacagcactaggctgtatgaatagaatgatgaaaatatcggacacaatataccacaaagaaattgaacatgaaatcaaagaacttttgaccaaaaatgacttccccccaaatataatcaaaacattattaaaaagacgacaaatcgaaagaaaaaagccaacagaacctgctaaaatatacaaatcactaatatatgtaccacgactatcagaacgcctcacaaactcagactgttataacaaacaagatataaaagtagcacacaaaccgacgaatacattacaaaaattcttcaacaagataaagtcgaaaatcccgatgatcgaaaaaagcaacgtcgtttaccaaataccatgtggcggggataacaacaacaagtgcaatagtgtctacataggtacaacaaaatcgaagctaaaaacaaggattagtcaacataaatcggacttcaaactaagacatcaaaataatatacagaaaacagcacttatgacccattgtataagaagcaaccacacaccaaattttgatgaaacaacaatcttacaacaagaacaacactataacaagcgacacacattggaaatgctacacataattaacacaccaacctacaaacgactaaactacaagacagacacagaaaattgcgctcacttgtacagacacctcttaaacagtcaaacaacctcagtaacaatctccacgtcaaaaagcgcagacgtgtaa